In a single window of the Montipora capricornis isolate CH-2021 chromosome 11, ASM3666992v2, whole genome shotgun sequence genome:
- the LOC138024564 gene encoding uncharacterized protein, whose amino-acid sequence MPGKCAAISFSFVAIISFPFILHTFDSCGLFWKLDYWLGEHYLTVYPAESSHFSCTLQCTVSAVPGFSIPSLQSFIQATTTGKGQEFILNGLGVYSKLSNACQPLEDVRNAQIQVHKVALVSLTNKDFRLCPLEKLTVNAQNAGYSVLICFVDVFLSTKEEISSYKLLIPILYVNHGCQLVPEHASIFCGYWDTNSFLAWNDRTNVEIRVPLQKSLELEKMKTYLNNLHFWFFVGPIITLVWLRRTKKFCWMSGARQEGEGRAVGNGTHSEMRNMEDAANSNEESFFNSVTEQTVENHHATDDSERQQLLIAANNAEYMRRQTQGTGRYVNIIKTISGKIAVGICYLILIIAALPVGISSGGLSFFRFDEGNIDMITSYLYNFVTKKNVGYIFFMDSLQLFLSLSWSPFKIFCFFMYSRFACKSTWTVQTDISKLIRSDWFAANTSLLVLGMVLPICSSPMCFSYFASYDIACTASNGLFIIILNKHKFVTRYVFYISVCMIFAYLESNVVAVFYFALNSQGSLSNLKLTALRTVAIGLTLSTSFSSSMHIIRKLVKPEESLFESLSEK is encoded by the coding sequence ATGCCGGGGAAGTGTGCTGCAATAAGCTTTTCCTTCGTGGCGATAATAAGTTTTCCCTTCATCCTCCACACATTTGATTCATGTGGGTTGTTCTGGAAGCTTGATTACTGGCTGGGAGAACACTATCTCACTGTGTATCCAGCTGAGAGCTCTCATTTCTCATGCACACTACAATGCACCGTGTCAGCCGTGCCAGGATTTTCGATACCTTCGTTGCAGTCCTTCATACAGGCAACAACCACAGGGAAAGGCCAAGAGTTTATTTTGAATGGACTGGGGGTGTATTCAAAGCTCTCAAACGCATGCCAGCCGCTGGAGGATGTACGCAATGCACAAATTCAGGTCCACAAAGTCGCTCTTGTCAGTCTAACAAACAAGGACTTTAGGTTGTGTCCTTTGGAGAAGCTGACAGTAAATGCACAGAACGCAGGGTACTCTGTGTTGATATGTTTTGTAGATGTTTTTCTCTCGACGAAGGAAGAAATTTCTTCGTACAAGCTCCTGATTCCGATTTTATATGTGAACCATGGCTGTCAACTAGTCCCCGAGCACGCATCCATTTTTTGTGGGTATTGGGATACTAATTCTTTTTTGGCTTGGAACGACCGAACAAATGTGGAGATCCGAGTTCCACTGCAGAAATCCTTGGAActggagaaaatgaaaacatatTTAAACAACCTTCATTTTTGGTTCTTCGTTGGACcgataataactttggtttggCTGAGACGTACAAAGAAGTTCTGTTGGATGTCTGGAGCTCGACAAGAAGGTGAAGGTCGTGCAGTAGGGAATGGAACTCATAGTGAAATGCGAAACATGGAAGACGCTGCAAATAGTAACGAGGAGTCATTTTTTAACTCAGTTACTGAACAGACAGTGGAGAATCATCATGCAACAGATGACAGTGAAAGACAGCAGCTGCTAATTGCTGCAAACAATGCCGAGTACATGAGACGGCAGACTCAGGGTACTGGAAGATATGTTAACATTATCAAAACAATTTCTGGAAAAATTGCTGTGGGTATTTGTTATCTGATTCTCATTATAGCAGCCCTACCAGTTGGTATTTCCAGCGGAGGGTTATCATTTTTCAGATTTGATGAAGGTAACATTGACATGATAACATCCTACCTTTATAACTTTGTTACTAAAAAGAACGtcggatatatattttttatggaCTCACTTCAGTTGTTCCTTTCCTTAAGTTGGTCACCTTTTAAGATCTTCTGTTTTTTCATGTATAGTCGGTTCGCCTGTAAATCCACGTGGACCGTTCAAACCGACATTTCAAAGCTGATTCGGAGTGACTGGTTCGCTGCAAATACTTCTTTGTTGGTTTTAGGGATGGTACTACCGATTTGTTCTTCACCAATGTGTTTTTCATATTTTGCATCATACGACATAGCGTGCACTGCCTCAAATGGGCTTTTCATAATCATCTTAAACAAACACAAATTTGTGACGCGGTATGTTTTCTACATCAGTGTTTGCATGATTTTTGCTTATCTTGAGAGTAATGTCGTGGCTGTGTTTTATTTTGCACTCAATTCGCAAGGATCATTAAGCAACCTAAAACTCACAGCTCTCCGCACTGTAGCAATTGGCCTGACTTTGTCTACAAGTTTTAGTTCTTCCATGCACATCATCCGGAAACTGGTCAAGCCTGAGGAATCGCTGTTTGAAAGTCTTTCAGAAAAATAA
- the LOC138023048 gene encoding uncharacterized protein, with amino-acid sequence MKSATKRTDPLSVLTHVQPRPNSRPTALADTVNEAFLEPMSTFTPLGPVSTVDARYSNPPSVSEFRVLKKLSVLNPAKSSGPDMIPSWLLKENADLLSPAVTDIITCSFEEARLPQSWKHADRVPIPKQMPVYDVNKHLWTIFLTPVLSKVAEEFVVEQHVKPGVLEKVDPGQFGTIPGSSTTEALIGMTHAWYSATDGNGATVRAVLFDFKKAFDLIDHGILVQKLRLFNIPEAVIL; translated from the coding sequence ATGAAGTCCGCTACTAAACGAACAGATCCCTTGTCCGTCTTAACGCACGTTCAGCCAAGACCTAACTCTCGTCCTACTGCCCTTGCTGATACTGTGAATGAGGCATTCCTGGAGCCTATGAGCACATTTACGCCTCTGGGCCCTGTTAGTACAGTTGATGCTCGCTACTCCAACCCTCCATCAGTTTCGGAATTTCGCGTCCTAAAGAAACTCTCTGTACTGAATCCAGCTAAGTCCTCAGGGCCAGACATGATACCATCTTGGTTGCTAAAAGAAAATGCGGACTTGTTGTCCCCAGCAGTTACTGACATCATTACCTGTTCCTTCGAGGAGGCCCGTTTGCCGCAGTCCTGGAAGCACGCCGATAGAGTCCCTATACCAAAACAGATGCCGGTATATGACGTAAACAAGCATTTGTGGACAATTTTTCTAACACCCGTACTGTCAAAAGTGGCAGAAGAATTTGTGGTCGAACAGCATGTAAAACCTGGTGTGCTTGAGAAAGTGGATCCAGGGCAGTTTGGCACTATCCCTGGGTCAAGCACTACAGAGGCACTTATCGGTATGACGCATGCGTGGTATAGTGCCACTGACGGAAACGGGGCCACTGTGAGGGCAGTGCTATTcgattttaagaaagctttcgaCCTTATTGATCATGGGATATTGGTCCAAAAGCTCCGCCTCTTTAACATTCCTGAGGCCGTCATCCTTTGA